The segment CATTGAATACCATATCAGGGTCATCAACACGTTGCATGGGTTCACCGTCATAATATATCCTGAGCCTGTCCCTTTCCTGCATCATCAGTGATGTATTGTCCAGATTGATTGCCATCATTTTATCTTCAGGGTCAGCACAGTTTACGCGAAGACGTATTCTCTCATTTGTCATTGATTGCATTTGCACGCGCATCCGTTGTGAATAGTCCACCACACTGATAGAACCACCCTTGCCCAGGCTAACCTCTGCACCGGTCCTGTTTTGTGTCATCTCCCTCGCAAATGTCCTGTGCATCTCACCTGAAGAATGCATATTGACCGGAATGGCCCGCACCACTACAGTACTGTTCCCTGTCGCATCAATGGATACAATATCACCGGCCACGGTAATATCACAAGACCCGGTACTGCACACGATATACACCTCAATATCACTGGTTTTGATAACTACCATAGTATCTTCTTCGAACGCGGTGACATCTTTGGCCAGGTCGAAGTCAACAGAATAATCATCCTCACTTCGTATGGTTATCACCGCAGCCGGGTTGTCATGCACATTGACCGTCGTCGTGCCATCGACATCAGTCACATGTGTAACCGCACCGGTTACCTCGGTAGCATCATATTCGAATCCATCAACTTCAATGGAGTCAAATATGTCTGTGCCGGCAATCCCGTAACTGGTTATTGACCCGGTCTCATTGTCCACCCCAAAGGTGATGTACTGTCCATACATTCCTGCATTACTATGCATAAATCCCATACCCTGCATGCCTGCACCATGACGCATTTCACTGCCCTGCATCATCATTTCAGAAGCAATCCAGCCGTTCTCAGGACGTGGTCCCTTTCTATCCTCTTGCGGACCACCCATTGCCGAAAGGGCCGGGCTGCTCAAAAAAATGAACACGAATACTATTCCTGCGATTCCAATTATATAGTTACGATTCATGGAAATCCTCCCACATTTCATTTGTTAAAAACTCCCGTATCAATACATGGTATGTTTGGTATATAATATTTTATCTGATTATTTTATCGATTCATCCGTTAGACTTATAGGTAACAAGTGATATTGAGATATTCGAAGCCCGGTAGTGTAGCGGTCAATCATTGGGGGCCCTGGATCCCCGGACCTCGGTTCGAATCCGTGCCGGGCTACTATTCAATCTTATTGCGTCCAGATGGCAGTGATACCAGTGACACAAAAACAGGATTTGGTTTCTCTTGTGGTGCCTGCCTATAATGAAGAAGAACGTATCCGGGAAACCCTGGATGAATTATACGGTCATTTTTCTCGCATCCCCCACGAGATCCTGGTGGTCATGGACGGTTGCACAGATAACACCCATGATATCGTTGAGGAATTTACCCGGAGCCACTCCACTATCAGGTCTGTGCTCTATCCTGTCAAACTGGGCAAAGGTGGCGGGATCCTTCTTGGTATTAAGAGTGCACGGGGAACTGTCATAGCAGTGGTGGATGCAGACGGGGCAGTGCCGCCCCATGATGTGGGCCGGATGGTAGATATGGTGGCAGACGGAATTGACTGCGTCATCTCATCCCGGTACCTGCCCGGTTCGGTGATACATACAGCCCAGCCCTGGTACAGGATTCTTGCCAGCCGGGGATTCAATTCCCTGGTGAAACTGCTGTTCAGCCTGCCTTTCAAGGATACCCAGTGCGGCTGCAAGGTGCTACGCGCAGAAGCCGCCCGAACCGTGGCTGGAGAGATACAGACTTTTGACTATGCCTTTGATGTTGAACTGCTCTGGCGGCTGGGACAGCACGGGTATACTATTATAGAGGTGCCGGTGGAATGGCGGCACAGGGAAGGCTCGAAACTGGATTTGAAAAAGGTCATCCCCCAGATGTTCTCGGCAGTGATTAAACTGAGACTGAAAAGAGAAGGCTGAAACTGGAAAAGAAGACCGATGCCTGGAAATGGAAGCTTCCAGAAGCTTGCAAATGCTAAATAAAAACTGCAACAGGGCTGTTTTGACTTAGATAGACCAGCTATGGCTTGCCATCCGGCATATTTCTTCTACCAGGGGGTGGTCCCAGGACGTGCGGTACACGAACGAGAACTCAGCATCCGGATTAAGCTGCATCAGTTTTTTCGTGTTCAAAAGGGCATTGGTCAGGGATTCATGGTCCGGAACCACAGGCACCTCTGCATTCAGGGGGTAGGTCTCCTGTAATTCCACCGGATATGCCCCGAACGGTGGTTTAAAGTGCAGCACATTATCGTATTCGGATTCGTTCTTGAGCCGCCCGCCCGGTCGTATCAGCACGGTACCGGCCAGTTCCAGCCTCTCAAGCCGGCTGCCCCAGCGCATGACCTCCGGGCGGCAGGTGGATTCGGGACCGCAGTAGAAGAATGTTGATTTGGTACTGGGGTCGAACTGCTCGAGCCACCCGGCATGGGTAACAGCCCGCTTCAGGCCGTCAAGCATCCTGGGATGGATGCGGGCCCGCCTCTCCACCAGTTCCCATAAATTGCCATCCCTGATAGATTGTTTCACCAGCCTCATCTCAGCAAAGGTGGCATACAGGTTGTGCCTGGCCAGCAGTTGGGTCCTGTCAGGACTTGACCTGATCCCTGCGGCAGTATGACTGCTGCAGATGGGACATGAGCAGGGTAAATAGTTCAGGTCCTGGATATGGTAGGTACCCTCAGCTGTCAGGTATCGGTCATCTTTGGCATACAGGGCATAGGCAGCCGAATCGAACAGGTCACAGCCCAGTGCTGCCGCCAGTGCGAACACCATGGGATGCCCGGCGCCGAACAGGTGCACCGGAACTGATGACGGCAGGCCCTTCTTTGCACTGACGATAACATCCACCAGTTCGGCATAACGGTAGGATTCCATCAGCGGCACTACTGCCCCGATAGGATAAATATCGAATCCTGCTCGTCCCAGTTCCCTGCCTGCCTGTTCCCTGAGGTCTGTATGGGTGCCTCCCTGGACCGGCGCTGCCAGCAGCATCCCTGAATCCTTATTCAGTTCCAGGGCCTCCATGAGTCTCGCATTGGTGATTGCCAGTTCCTGCGCTGCCTGTTCATGGTCCGCACCGGGCGATGTGGGTATGTCCAGCGGCACCCCGATATCAGTACCGATGGCATGCTGGAAACCGATTATTTCGGCATTGTCCACCTCCACCTCACCGTAGACGCTCAACTGGAACGAGCCGCTGTCTGTCATCACAGGACCGTCAAATCCAAGCAGGGCATGTACACCTTCTTCGACAGCACGTTGCTTTAATTCGGGTTTGCGGTAGATGATATATGAATTGGTAATAAGTATCCGGGCCCCAAAATCCCGCATCTCCTTTGCAGGTATGGTCTGGATATTGGGGTTGATGACCGGCATGATGGTAGGTGTTTCTACAACTCCGTGAGGTGTGGTAAGGCGGCCAATCCTGCCTGCCGAGTCCCTGTGTGTGATCTCAAAAATGTCTGGCATATGCGTTCCCTGAAATGAATAAATGAAGTAATCCTGTGTAACGTAACGTTTTATGTAATGTAAAGTATTATTACTGCCCCAGCAGGTCGGATGCGGAAACCAGCGGTACCAGTTTTACATCCAGCGCGTTCAGACCGCTCTGTGCCCCCTCATCCCTGTCCACAACAGTGATTACCGTATCCACCACTGCCCCTTCGTCCCTCAAAGACCGAATGGCCTCTATCACAGAACCGCCCGTGGTCGTGACATCCTCTACCATGAGCAAGCTTCGCCCCTCGATATCACCAATGAACCGCCCTCCTGTACCGTAATCTTTCAGGGATTTGCGGATGATCACCAGGGGCAGGCCCGATGCCAGCGATACTGCGGTAGCCAGTGGTATCCCGCCAACTGCAACCCCGCCTATGGCCTCAACGCAAATGTTTTGCTCTTTGATAATTGCCATTATCCTGCCTGCTATCAACGTGAGCGTTCCCGGGTCTGAAGTGGCTTTCTTGATGTCGATATAATACTTACTTTTCCTGCCTGAAGCAAGGGTGAAATCGCCGAACTTCACGGCTTTGCAGTCCTTTAATGCCTGAATCAGTTCATTGTCCATACTTTTCACTACCATGGTTCGTTCTTGACCTTTATAAGATATCCAAACACATTCGTCATAAGGTGCAACAGGGGTGTTATCACCAGTACCGTCACCAGTATCCAGGATGTGAAATAGGTTTTGAACCAGACCGGTGCGACTATGAACGTAAGTACCCAGGCTCCCAGTACAAAATCCAGCTGGTCGGCAACCGGGAACATGGCACCCCGCTTAAGGTTCAGACGACGCTTGATAAAACTCTCGGCACTATCGCCCAGAAGCGCGCCCAGTGCCATCAGTCCGACCACCAGCATCGTGCCCGAAGAATATGCATCAAGGGCTGACTGGAAGAATGGCCAATCAGAGAGTAAACCATTCTCTGCAATACGTGGCGCCACTCCTATCTGGATGAGCCCTGTCACCAGCCCGCATACTGTCCCGGCGACCAGTCCCCGGAACGTTTTACCGTCCCCGAGTATGCGCCGGCCATCCCTGAAATTCCTGCCAAGGTCCATGGGCATACCACCCCCGAACACGGCAGCCATGGGGTTTGCAGCATATGCCGGCAGCATGAGCCATACAGATGCAGCTGCAATGTCGATGAAGGTCATGCTGCCTTAATAGTCGTTTCCGATGTTAAAAGTATTGAATTCAGACCGTGAACGGGATACGTTCGATACTGCCAGAGTTCATGTTCCTGAATTCCACGCCGCCAGGGACGCCCACTATCTCCACACCACTGAACTCGTCCACACCGCAAAGCACATCCTGTTCCGGATGGGTGCCCGGCGTGATATCGCAGCTTATACGGGTACGAGGGCCCACAGATACCACGATCTTAAGCCGTTTTGATGCAGGATGGTGTTTCGGGAGTACGATTAATGGCGTGCCCACTTCCCGGATCATGTAAAGTACGCATTTAACGCCGTCAAGTGTGGATTTTTTAGTGTCGAACCCCGAAGAGACCAGCAGGTCGTCAGGTTCCAGTCCCAGCACTATCTCTTCTTCATCGGTCTCAAGAAAAAACAAGTTATTTGTTCCGGCTTTTACAATACCGATAACCCCGCTATTGCCGCGGAGCATCAGCATCTCGGTATCATGTAAAGGTATCATAGGTAAAAAATATGTTCATTGAACTTCACACCACTTCCACGTTCCTGGACTGGCATGTGGGACAGATAATCCTCTTGCCCATACCCTGGAACTGGTTTCCGCAATCCTTGCATTTACAACTCTTTGTATCAAGGGAATCCGCAACATCTACACCGAATGCATCGCCTACACTGCACATTGATATTTCACCTCCGGAGGGAATAGAATAAATATATACATGTTTCAATGGGAAGATGTTATATTAATTTTTCTGATATAGCTGTGTGTCGTGTTCGCACAACCATATAAAAATATTATATAGATTAAATGTTAATACCAATACAACTAAACTACGTGATATCATGAAAAACCTGACAAACCTGTTCATCATAACATCACTCTTCCTTGCGGCAGTACTCCTCAGCAGTGGCTGTACTGACCGGGAAACCGGGCAGGGAGCCGAATTATTGACGGTGAATTCAACCAGCGATATTGAAACATTGCTTGAGAAGGGACCGGTTTTTATTGAGATAGGGGCTGGTTGGTGTCCCAGCTGTGTTGAGCAAAAACCTATTGTCGAAGAACTTGCATCAAAGTATGAGGATAGGATGGCTTTCGTGTATATCGATACTGAAAAACAACCCCAGCTTTCAAATTATTTCGGGGTATATTACATTCCTGACCTGACCATGATCGTCAGCTCAGATAATGGTAAATTCACCTACCTGACACGATTGGGTACTTTGACGAATGACCGCCAGGAAGCCATGATGGTTGGCCTGACATCCAAAAAAGTACTTGAGGTGACCATCCAGGATGCGCTCAGACTCAGAAGTACTCAATCATGATTCAATTTCAAAAATCTTATGTGTAACAATACCGGTGCAATCACAATGAAGCGAATGATACTACTTTCCCTTACGGTCCTTATCATATCTGCA is part of the ANME-2 cluster archaeon genome and harbors:
- a CDS encoding glycosyltransferase; translation: MAVIPVTQKQDLVSLVVPAYNEEERIRETLDELYGHFSRIPHEILVVMDGCTDNTHDIVEEFTRSHSTIRSVLYPVKLGKGGGILLGIKSARGTVIAVVDADGAVPPHDVGRMVDMVADGIDCVISSRYLPGSVIHTAQPWYRILASRGFNSLVKLLFSLPFKDTQCGCKVLRAEAARTVAGEIQTFDYAFDVELLWRLGQHGYTIIEVPVEWRHREGSKLDLKKVIPQMFSAVIKLRLKREG
- the pyrE gene encoding orotate phosphoribosyltransferase; the protein is MVVKSMDNELIQALKDCKAVKFGDFTLASGRKSKYYIDIKKATSDPGTLTLIAGRIMAIIKEQNICVEAIGGVAVGGIPLATAVSLASGLPLVIIRKSLKDYGTGGRFIGDIEGRSLLMVEDVTTTGGSVIEAIRSLRDEGAVVDTVITVVDRDEGAQSGLNALDVKLVPLVSASDLLGQ
- a CDS encoding hydrogenase maturation nickel metallochaperone HypA, which produces MCSVGDAFGVDVADSLDTKSCKCKDCGNQFQGMGKRIICPTCQSRNVEVV
- the tgtA gene encoding tRNA guanosine(15) transglycosylase TgtA, encoding MPDIFEITHRDSAGRIGRLTTPHGVVETPTIMPVINPNIQTIPAKEMRDFGARILITNSYIIYRKPELKQRAVEEGVHALLGFDGPVMTDSGSFQLSVYGEVEVDNAEIIGFQHAIGTDIGVPLDIPTSPGADHEQAAQELAITNARLMEALELNKDSGMLLAAPVQGGTHTDLREQAGRELGRAGFDIYPIGAVVPLMESYRYAELVDVIVSAKKGLPSSVPVHLFGAGHPMVFALAAALGCDLFDSAAYALYAKDDRYLTAEGTYHIQDLNYLPCSCPICSSHTAAGIRSSPDRTQLLARHNLYATFAEMRLVKQSIRDGNLWELVERRARIHPRMLDGLKRAVTHAGWLEQFDPSTKSTFFYCGPESTCRPEVMRWGSRLERLELAGTVLIRPGGRLKNESEYDNVLHFKPPFGAYPVELQETYPLNAEVPVVPDHESLTNALLNTKKLMQLNPDAEFSFVYRTSWDHPLVEEICRMASHSWSI
- a CDS encoding CDP-2,3-bis-(O-geranylgeranyl)-sn-glycerol synthase, producing MTFIDIAAASVWLMLPAYAANPMAAVFGGGMPMDLGRNFRDGRRILGDGKTFRGLVAGTVCGLVTGLIQIGVAPRIAENGLLSDWPFFQSALDAYSSGTMLVVGLMALGALLGDSAESFIKRRLNLKRGAMFPVADQLDFVLGAWVLTFIVAPVWFKTYFTSWILVTVLVITPLLHLMTNVFGYLIKVKNEPW